In Bombyx mori chromosome 11, ASM3026992v2, one genomic interval encodes:
- the LOC101741322 gene encoding mismatch repair endonuclease PMS2 isoform X3 gives MRQIGTTVTCTNLFHSLPVRQKEFHNNVKREFNKMTHLLYAYCLISIGVKITCTNQASSNTKSVVVETHGSSYKDNIASIFGLKQLQTIIEIKPEYTQNIKDNIFKGLSSEVAHDQQSFVIEDVDINLSEDSNDNESEAIAKDEIKSQGYKNIVKPFEFIGFVSSCEHGRGRSSTDRQFFFVNNRPCEPIKITKLINEVYRQYNPNQYPFVFLNVNVERSSVDINLTPDKRKLFLTKEKNILDVLKVSLLKLFESIPRTLKVDSSQNVSISKDHKPELDQPRIFTSFLQQFDKKSKLCDPISKREDLNKVDLKRKSTAITDYITMKSKRLEQPCSSINESKLMSSDINTNELLDSEEIPQVPMKSEGRSDDKNVTELIPRPTNIETPIIISDQIKSEETEITEEKEIIYLDYCNEMPNTQIKQLSEQVVEQTYTINCKTKTKPKIHLPPGSKKTSESYNKVLTVTDKEDLGKNHRRSVILKTSLQHVQALTEIYNRNNERILPTKVKFKSAINPVFNKKCEEELIREISKDSFKKMHIVGQFNLGFIITQLEDDLFVIDQHATDEIYNFETLQRTTELTSQKLVIPQQLELTGVNEEILMDNIDIFKKNGFTFEVNKEALPTKRVKLLTIPMSKNWLFGKEDIEEMLFMLREAPTEHCRPSRVRAMFASRACRKSVMIGTALKKSDMRTLVDHMAEIDKPWNCPHGRPTIRHLVNLAMVQTEYSSGYKF, from the exons aTGAG GCAAATTGGAACAACCGTTACTTGTACAAATCTGTTTCATTCCTTGCCAGTGAGACAAAAGGAATTTCATAACAATGTAAAAAGAGAATTCAACAAAATGACGCATTTACTATATGCATACTGTTTAATTTCAATAGGTGTTAA AATTACGTGTACGAATCAGGCATCTTCCAATACAAAATCTGTAGTAGTTGAAACGCATGGCTCCTCGTATAAAGACAACATTGCCAGTATATTTGGTCTTAAACAACTACAGACAATAATCGAAATAAAACCCGAATACACTCAAAACataaaagataatatttttaaaggtcTATCTAGTGAAGTAGCTCATGATCAACAAAGTTTTGTCATCGAAGATGTGGACATTAACCTATCAGAAGATTCCAACGACAACGAGTCTGAAGCTATTGcaaaagatgaaattaaatcaCAAGGATATAAAAACATTGTTAAACCGTTTGAATTTATAGGTTTTGTATCTTCGTGTGAACATGGGCGTGGTAGATCTAGTACAGACAGACAGTTCTTCTTCGTAAATAACAGGCCTTGTGAaccaattaaaataactaaactcatAAATGAAGTTTACAGACAATACAATCCAAACCAATATCCTTTTGTTTTTCTGAATGTTAATGTTGAAAGATCGTCTGTAGACATAAATCTAACGCCggataaaagaaaattatttttaaccaaAGAGAAAAATATATTGGACGTTTTAAAAGTTTCTTTACTTAAGTTATTTGAAAGTATACCGCGGACATTGAAAGTAGACTCTTCCCAAAATGTTTCTATTTCGAAAGATCATAAACCAGAATTAGATCAACCGAGAATTTTTACGTCTTTCCTGCAACAATTCGATAAAAAATCAAAGCTTTGTGATCCTATTTCAAAAAGGGAAGATTTAAATAAAGttgatttaaaaagaaaatctacAGCAATTACTGACTACATTACTATGAAAAGTAAAAGACTAGAACAACCCTGTTCAAGTATTAATGAATCAAAATTGATGTCCAGTGATATTAATACCAATGAATTGCTTGATTCAGAAGAGATCCCTCAAGTCCCTATGAAATCTGAGGGGCGCAGTGATGACAAAAATGTTACAGAATTAATACCTCGACCAACAAATATAGAAACGCCGATAATTATATCTGACCAaattaaatctgaagaaactgAAATCACAGAGGAAAAAGAGATTATATATTTAGACTATTGCAACGAAATGCCAAATACACAGATAAAACAGTTATCAGAACAAGTTGTAGAGCAAACTTATACCATTAActgcaaaacaaaaacaaaacctaAGATACATTTACCACCGGGATCTAAAAAAACCTCCGAAAGCTACAATAAAGTTTTAACGGTGACAGACAAAGAAGACTTAGGTAAGAACCACAGGAGATcagtaattttaaaaacttctttgcAGCATGTCCAGGCTTTAACAGAAATTTATAATAGAAATAATGAAAGGATATTACCTACTAAAGTGAAATTTAAAAGCGCCATTAATCcagtattcaataaaaaatgtgaagAAGAATTGATACGAGAAATATCTAAGGATTCATTTAAGAAGATGCATATTGTGGGGCAATTTAATTTGGGTTTCATAATAACACAACTAGAAGATGATCTTTTTGTAATAGACCAACATGCTACTGATGagatttataattttgaaaccTTACAGCGTACAACAGAACTAACCAGTCAAAAATTGGTGAT CCCACAACAACTAGAGTTAACAGGTGTAAACGAAGAAATACTAATGGACAACATAGATATTTTCAAAAAGAACGGTTTTACATTTGAAGTAAATAAGGAGGCATTGCCAACGAAACGTGTAAAACTTTTGACTATACCAATGTCGAAAAATTGGTTATTTGGAAAGGAAGATATCGAAGAAATGCTCTTTATGTTAagg GAAGCTCCGACCGAACATTGCAGGCCGAGTAGAGTAAGAGCAATGTTCGCATCGAGAGCTTGCAGAAAGTCTGTCATGATTGGCACAGCTTTGAAAAAATCCGACATGAGAACGCTGGTCGACCATATGGCAGAAATTGATAAGCCGTGG aaCTGTCCACATGGACGCCCCACCATAAGGCATTTGGTCAACTTAGCTATGGTCCAAACTGAGTACAGCAGTGGATATAAATTTTGA
- the LOC101741322 gene encoding mismatch repair endonuclease PMS2 isoform X2, with translation MDNLGTPSSDIKPINENTVHKICSGQVVLNLAVAVKELVENSLDAGATKIDIRCKNYGMDSIEVSDNGSGVNEDNFAALTLKYHTSKLSDYSDLLGVSSFGFRGEALSSLCALANLTVTTRHKNSNYAIKIEYDLKGNIVKTTPCSRQIGTTVTCTNLFHSLPVRQKEFHNNVKREFNKMTHLLYAYCLISIGVKITCTNQASSNTKSVVVETHGSSYKDNIASIFGLKQLQTIIEIKPEYTQNIKDNIFKGLSSEVAHDQQSFVIEDVDINLSEDSNDNESEAIAKDEIKSQGYKNIVKPFEFIGFVSSCEHGRGRSSTDRQFFFVNNRPCEPIKITKLINEVYRQYNPNQYPFVFLNVNVERSSVDINLTPDKRKLFLTKEKNILDVLKVSLLKLFESIPRTLKVDSSQNVSISKDHKPELDQPRIFTSFLQQFDKKSKLCDPISKREDLNKVDLKRKSTAITDYITMKSKRLEQPCSSINESKLMSSDINTNELLDSEEIPQVPMKSEGRSDDKNVTELIPRPTNIETPIIISDQIKSEETEITEEKEIIYLDYCNEMPNTQIKQLSEQVVEQTYTINCKTKTKPKIHLPPGSKKTSESYNKVLTVTDKEDLGKNHRRSVILKTSLQHVQALTEIYNRNNERILPTKVKFKSAINPVFNKKCEEELIREISKDSFKKMHIVGQFNLGFIITQLEDDLFVIDQHATDEIYNFETLQRTTELTSQKLVMQIFIFSAHNN, from the exons ATGGACAATTTAGGTACACCTTCAAGTGATATAAAACCCATAAATGAAAATACTGTTCATAAAATTTGTTCGGGACAG GTAGTTTTGAACTTGGCTGTAGCAGTTAAGGAATTAGTGGAAAATTCACTGGATGCAGGAGCTACCAAAATTGATATTAGATGCAAGAATTATGGTATGGATAGCATTGAAGTTTCAGACAATGGTTCAGGAGTTAATGAAGATAATTTTGCAGCATTGA CCTTAAAATATCATACATCAAAATTGAGTGACTACTCAGATTTGCTTGGAGTATCAAGTTTTGGTTTTAGAGGTGAAGCTCTTAGTTCACTTTGTGCTTTGGCAAATCTGACTGTAACTACCAGGCATAAAAATTCCAATTATG CAATTAAAATAGAATACGATCTTAAAGGTAACATTGTAAAGACAACACCATGTTCTAGGCAAATTGGAACAACCGTTACTTGTACAAATCTGTTTCATTCCTTGCCAGTGAGACAAAAGGAATTTCATAACAATGTAAAAAGAGAATTCAACAAAATGACGCATTTACTATATGCATACTGTTTAATTTCAATAGGTGTTAA AATTACGTGTACGAATCAGGCATCTTCCAATACAAAATCTGTAGTAGTTGAAACGCATGGCTCCTCGTATAAAGACAACATTGCCAGTATATTTGGTCTTAAACAACTACAGACAATAATCGAAATAAAACCCGAATACACTCAAAACataaaagataatatttttaaaggtcTATCTAGTGAAGTAGCTCATGATCAACAAAGTTTTGTCATCGAAGATGTGGACATTAACCTATCAGAAGATTCCAACGACAACGAGTCTGAAGCTATTGcaaaagatgaaattaaatcaCAAGGATATAAAAACATTGTTAAACCGTTTGAATTTATAGGTTTTGTATCTTCGTGTGAACATGGGCGTGGTAGATCTAGTACAGACAGACAGTTCTTCTTCGTAAATAACAGGCCTTGTGAaccaattaaaataactaaactcatAAATGAAGTTTACAGACAATACAATCCAAACCAATATCCTTTTGTTTTTCTGAATGTTAATGTTGAAAGATCGTCTGTAGACATAAATCTAACGCCggataaaagaaaattatttttaaccaaAGAGAAAAATATATTGGACGTTTTAAAAGTTTCTTTACTTAAGTTATTTGAAAGTATACCGCGGACATTGAAAGTAGACTCTTCCCAAAATGTTTCTATTTCGAAAGATCATAAACCAGAATTAGATCAACCGAGAATTTTTACGTCTTTCCTGCAACAATTCGATAAAAAATCAAAGCTTTGTGATCCTATTTCAAAAAGGGAAGATTTAAATAAAGttgatttaaaaagaaaatctacAGCAATTACTGACTACATTACTATGAAAAGTAAAAGACTAGAACAACCCTGTTCAAGTATTAATGAATCAAAATTGATGTCCAGTGATATTAATACCAATGAATTGCTTGATTCAGAAGAGATCCCTCAAGTCCCTATGAAATCTGAGGGGCGCAGTGATGACAAAAATGTTACAGAATTAATACCTCGACCAACAAATATAGAAACGCCGATAATTATATCTGACCAaattaaatctgaagaaactgAAATCACAGAGGAAAAAGAGATTATATATTTAGACTATTGCAACGAAATGCCAAATACACAGATAAAACAGTTATCAGAACAAGTTGTAGAGCAAACTTATACCATTAActgcaaaacaaaaacaaaacctaAGATACATTTACCACCGGGATCTAAAAAAACCTCCGAAAGCTACAATAAAGTTTTAACGGTGACAGACAAAGAAGACTTAGGTAAGAACCACAGGAGATcagtaattttaaaaacttctttgcAGCATGTCCAGGCTTTAACAGAAATTTATAATAGAAATAATGAAAGGATATTACCTACTAAAGTGAAATTTAAAAGCGCCATTAATCcagtattcaataaaaaatgtgaagAAGAATTGATACGAGAAATATCTAAGGATTCATTTAAGAAGATGCATATTGTGGGGCAATTTAATTTGGGTTTCATAATAACACAACTAGAAGATGATCTTTTTGTAATAGACCAACATGCTACTGATGagatttataattttgaaaccTTACAGCGTACAACAGAACTAACCAGTCAAAAATTGGTGAT gcaaattttcatattttcagCCCACAACAACTAG
- the LOC101746075 gene encoding glutamate-rich WD repeat-containing protein 1, giving the protein MSNEADERMDSSSENEDDEMNEEAESDQNDDRPKTYLPDQPLKEDEQLVCDHSAYVMLHQAQTGAPCLSFDIVTDNLGNDRNEFPMTAYLVAGTQASSAHLNNLLVIKMSNLHPISKPEEDEESEDDDSDDEDEEQKPQMTFSFIKHQGCVNRIRATNFKNSVLAASWSELGRVDIWNITQQLQAVDDPVVLERYNLETVSNPVKPIYSFNGHQQEGFALDWCPTESGMLATGDCRRDIHIWRPNEGGTWTVDQRPLVGHTSSVEDIQWSPNERNVLATCSVDKTIRIWDTRAAPQKACMLTAENAHQSDINVISWNGKEPFIASGGDDGFLHIWDLRQFTNSTPVGTFKHHTAPVTSVEWHWTEPSVLASAGEDNQVALWDLAVEKDDDEVEDDDELKNLPPQLLFIHQGQTDIKELHWHKQLPGVIVTTAHTGFNIFKTISV; this is encoded by the exons ATGTCCAACGAAGCAGATGAACGTATGGACTCAAGTTCAGAGAATGAAGACGACGAAATGAATGAAGAAGCGGAGAGTGACCAGAACGATGATCGCCCGAAAACTTATTTACCAGACCAGCCTTTAAAGGAAGATGAACAATTGGTCTGTGATCATTCTGCTTATGTGATGCTGCATCAGGCTCAAACTGGAGCCCCATGTCTTAGCTTTGACATAGTTACAGACAATCTTGGAAATGATCGAAATGAATTTCCTATGACTGCTTATTTGGTCGCCGGAACACAAGCGTCAAGTGCACATTTAAATAA TCTTTTGGTAATAAAAATGTCAAACCTACACCCTATATCTAAACCAGAGGAAGATGAAGAATCTGAAGATGATGATTCTGATGATGAAGATGAAGAGCAGAAACCACAGATGACATTCTCATTCATAAAACATCAAGGATGTGTAAACAGAATAAGG gctacaaattttaaaaactctGTATTGGCAGCAAGTTGGTCAGAACTAGGCCGAGTTGACATTTGGAATATCACACAACAGCTGCAAGCCGTGGATGACCCAGTCGTGTTAGAAAGATACAACTTGGAGACAGTTTCAAATCCCGTCAAACCTATATACTCATTTAACGGGCATCAGCAAGAGGGTTTCGCTCTCGATTGGTGTCCTACTGAATCAGGT atgcTGGCAACTGGAGACTGCAGAAGAGACATTCATATATGGAGACCAAATGAAGGTGGCACTTGGACTGTAGACCAACGACCCCTTGTAGGGCATACCAGTTCTGTTGAAGACATACAATGGTCTCCAAATGAAAG GAACGTATTAGCTACATGCTCTGTAGATAAGACCATAAGAATATGGGATACTAGAGCAGCACCACAAAAGGCTTGCATGCTCACAGCTGAAAATGCACATCAAAGTGACATTAATGTTATATCATGGAATGGAAAAGAGCCATTTATTGCAAGCG GCGGTGATGATGGTTTTCTACATATCTGGGACTTGAGACAGTTTACAAATAGTACTCCAGTGGGTACATTCAAACATCACACTGCACCAGTTACATCAGTGGAATGGCATTGGACCGAGCCCAGCGTGTTAGCATCAGCAGGAGAAGATAATCAAGTAGCTCTTTGGGACTTAGCGGTTGAAAAAGACGATGATGAAGTtgaagatgatgatgaattaAAG aaccTTCCGCCTCAGTTACTATTTATTCATCAAGGACAGACTGATATTAAAGAGTTACACTGGCACAAGCAACTACCTGGCGTTATTGTAACAACAGCACATACaggatttaatatatttaaaactattagtgtttaa
- the LOC101741322 gene encoding mismatch repair endonuclease PMS2 isoform X1, translated as MDNLGTPSSDIKPINENTVHKICSGQVVLNLAVAVKELVENSLDAGATKIDIRCKNYGMDSIEVSDNGSGVNEDNFAALTLKYHTSKLSDYSDLLGVSSFGFRGEALSSLCALANLTVTTRHKNSNYAIKIEYDLKGNIVKTTPCSRQIGTTVTCTNLFHSLPVRQKEFHNNVKREFNKMTHLLYAYCLISIGVKITCTNQASSNTKSVVVETHGSSYKDNIASIFGLKQLQTIIEIKPEYTQNIKDNIFKGLSSEVAHDQQSFVIEDVDINLSEDSNDNESEAIAKDEIKSQGYKNIVKPFEFIGFVSSCEHGRGRSSTDRQFFFVNNRPCEPIKITKLINEVYRQYNPNQYPFVFLNVNVERSSVDINLTPDKRKLFLTKEKNILDVLKVSLLKLFESIPRTLKVDSSQNVSISKDHKPELDQPRIFTSFLQQFDKKSKLCDPISKREDLNKVDLKRKSTAITDYITMKSKRLEQPCSSINESKLMSSDINTNELLDSEEIPQVPMKSEGRSDDKNVTELIPRPTNIETPIIISDQIKSEETEITEEKEIIYLDYCNEMPNTQIKQLSEQVVEQTYTINCKTKTKPKIHLPPGSKKTSESYNKVLTVTDKEDLGKNHRRSVILKTSLQHVQALTEIYNRNNERILPTKVKFKSAINPVFNKKCEEELIREISKDSFKKMHIVGQFNLGFIITQLEDDLFVIDQHATDEIYNFETLQRTTELTSQKLVIPQQLELTGVNEEILMDNIDIFKKNGFTFEVNKEALPTKRVKLLTIPMSKNWLFGKEDIEEMLFMLREAPTEHCRPSRVRAMFASRACRKSVMIGTALKKSDMRTLVDHMAEIDKPWNCPHGRPTIRHLVNLAMVQTEYSSGYKF; from the exons ATGGACAATTTAGGTACACCTTCAAGTGATATAAAACCCATAAATGAAAATACTGTTCATAAAATTTGTTCGGGACAG GTAGTTTTGAACTTGGCTGTAGCAGTTAAGGAATTAGTGGAAAATTCACTGGATGCAGGAGCTACCAAAATTGATATTAGATGCAAGAATTATGGTATGGATAGCATTGAAGTTTCAGACAATGGTTCAGGAGTTAATGAAGATAATTTTGCAGCATTGA CCTTAAAATATCATACATCAAAATTGAGTGACTACTCAGATTTGCTTGGAGTATCAAGTTTTGGTTTTAGAGGTGAAGCTCTTAGTTCACTTTGTGCTTTGGCAAATCTGACTGTAACTACCAGGCATAAAAATTCCAATTATG CAATTAAAATAGAATACGATCTTAAAGGTAACATTGTAAAGACAACACCATGTTCTAGGCAAATTGGAACAACCGTTACTTGTACAAATCTGTTTCATTCCTTGCCAGTGAGACAAAAGGAATTTCATAACAATGTAAAAAGAGAATTCAACAAAATGACGCATTTACTATATGCATACTGTTTAATTTCAATAGGTGTTAA AATTACGTGTACGAATCAGGCATCTTCCAATACAAAATCTGTAGTAGTTGAAACGCATGGCTCCTCGTATAAAGACAACATTGCCAGTATATTTGGTCTTAAACAACTACAGACAATAATCGAAATAAAACCCGAATACACTCAAAACataaaagataatatttttaaaggtcTATCTAGTGAAGTAGCTCATGATCAACAAAGTTTTGTCATCGAAGATGTGGACATTAACCTATCAGAAGATTCCAACGACAACGAGTCTGAAGCTATTGcaaaagatgaaattaaatcaCAAGGATATAAAAACATTGTTAAACCGTTTGAATTTATAGGTTTTGTATCTTCGTGTGAACATGGGCGTGGTAGATCTAGTACAGACAGACAGTTCTTCTTCGTAAATAACAGGCCTTGTGAaccaattaaaataactaaactcatAAATGAAGTTTACAGACAATACAATCCAAACCAATATCCTTTTGTTTTTCTGAATGTTAATGTTGAAAGATCGTCTGTAGACATAAATCTAACGCCggataaaagaaaattatttttaaccaaAGAGAAAAATATATTGGACGTTTTAAAAGTTTCTTTACTTAAGTTATTTGAAAGTATACCGCGGACATTGAAAGTAGACTCTTCCCAAAATGTTTCTATTTCGAAAGATCATAAACCAGAATTAGATCAACCGAGAATTTTTACGTCTTTCCTGCAACAATTCGATAAAAAATCAAAGCTTTGTGATCCTATTTCAAAAAGGGAAGATTTAAATAAAGttgatttaaaaagaaaatctacAGCAATTACTGACTACATTACTATGAAAAGTAAAAGACTAGAACAACCCTGTTCAAGTATTAATGAATCAAAATTGATGTCCAGTGATATTAATACCAATGAATTGCTTGATTCAGAAGAGATCCCTCAAGTCCCTATGAAATCTGAGGGGCGCAGTGATGACAAAAATGTTACAGAATTAATACCTCGACCAACAAATATAGAAACGCCGATAATTATATCTGACCAaattaaatctgaagaaactgAAATCACAGAGGAAAAAGAGATTATATATTTAGACTATTGCAACGAAATGCCAAATACACAGATAAAACAGTTATCAGAACAAGTTGTAGAGCAAACTTATACCATTAActgcaaaacaaaaacaaaacctaAGATACATTTACCACCGGGATCTAAAAAAACCTCCGAAAGCTACAATAAAGTTTTAACGGTGACAGACAAAGAAGACTTAGGTAAGAACCACAGGAGATcagtaattttaaaaacttctttgcAGCATGTCCAGGCTTTAACAGAAATTTATAATAGAAATAATGAAAGGATATTACCTACTAAAGTGAAATTTAAAAGCGCCATTAATCcagtattcaataaaaaatgtgaagAAGAATTGATACGAGAAATATCTAAGGATTCATTTAAGAAGATGCATATTGTGGGGCAATTTAATTTGGGTTTCATAATAACACAACTAGAAGATGATCTTTTTGTAATAGACCAACATGCTACTGATGagatttataattttgaaaccTTACAGCGTACAACAGAACTAACCAGTCAAAAATTGGTGAT CCCACAACAACTAGAGTTAACAGGTGTAAACGAAGAAATACTAATGGACAACATAGATATTTTCAAAAAGAACGGTTTTACATTTGAAGTAAATAAGGAGGCATTGCCAACGAAACGTGTAAAACTTTTGACTATACCAATGTCGAAAAATTGGTTATTTGGAAAGGAAGATATCGAAGAAATGCTCTTTATGTTAagg GAAGCTCCGACCGAACATTGCAGGCCGAGTAGAGTAAGAGCAATGTTCGCATCGAGAGCTTGCAGAAAGTCTGTCATGATTGGCACAGCTTTGAAAAAATCCGACATGAGAACGCTGGTCGACCATATGGCAGAAATTGATAAGCCGTGG aaCTGTCCACATGGACGCCCCACCATAAGGCATTTGGTCAACTTAGCTATGGTCCAAACTGAGTACAGCAGTGGATATAAATTTTGA